In the Topomyia yanbarensis strain Yona2022 chromosome 3, ASM3024719v1, whole genome shotgun sequence genome, one interval contains:
- the LOC131688183 gene encoding uncharacterized protein LOC131688183, translating into MEAAQKQKRRGNRYCGVVTLDVKNAFNSASWAAIGDSLHRLKVLEYLCRILRSYFQNRQLIYETDAAKRSCTTVRDCIIDSKREAKQLGVMIDDRLSFNSHIDHACGKTVKVISALSRIIPNNSAISSNKKRLLASVSTSVLRHAGPARVTALQTKRNTSWLNSTFRLMVMRVSSAYRTISSEAVYVIGGTIPINLLLEEDSECYRDRGTRGVRKRVRADTLIKW; encoded by the exons ATGGAGGCTGCacagaagcaaaagagaagaggaAACCGCTACTGCGGAGTGGTTACACTGGACGTAAAAAATgccttcaacagtgctagctgggctGCAATCGGCGATTCGCTGCACAGACTGAAAGTTCTTGAGTACCTCTGTAGGATCCTgaggagctacttccagaatcGGCAACTGATCTACGAAACTGACGCCGCAAAAAGAAGT TGTACAACGGTCAGAGATTGTATCATCGACTCAAAGCGGGAAGCTAAACAACTGGGAGTGATGATAGACGACCGGCTAAGCTTTAATAGCCACATCGACCATGCATGCGGGAAGACCGTAAAAGTGATTTCGGCACTATCTCGGATCATACCCAACAATTCGGCGATCAGCAGCAATAAAAAGCGACTACTGGCGAGTGTTTCCACATCGGTGCTCAGACATGCAGGGCCTGCTCGGGTGACGGCACTGCAGACGAAGAGGAACACATCTTGGCTGAACAGCACGTTTAGGCTGATGGTCATGCGGGTGTCTAGCGCGTATAGAACTATCTCGTCAGAGGCAGTCTACGTGATAGGTGGAACGATTCCCATAAACCTCCTACTCGAAGAAGATAGCGAGTGTTATAGGGATCGAGGCACGAGAGGAGTCCGTAAACGAGTCCGAGCTGACACCTTAATCAAGTGGTAG